A window of the Macaca nemestrina isolate mMacNem1 chromosome X, mMacNem.hap1, whole genome shotgun sequence genome harbors these coding sequences:
- the LOC105467952 gene encoding deoxyribonuclease-1-like 1 isoform X1, with amino-acid sequence MHYPTALLFLILVSGAQAFRICAFNAQRLTLAKVAREQVMDTLVRILARCDIMVLQEVVDSSGSAIPLLLRELNRFDASGPYSTLSSPQLGRSTYVETYVYFYRSHKTQVLSSYVYDDKDDVFAREPFVAQFSLPSDVLPSLVLVPLHTTPKAVEKELNALYNVFLEVSQHWQSKDVILLGDFNADCASLTKKRLDKLELRTEPGFHWVIADGEDTTVRASTHCAYDRIVLHGERCRSLLHTAAAFDFPTTFQLTEEEALNISDHYPVEVELKLSQAHSVQPLSLTVLLLLSLLSPQLCPAA; translated from the exons ATGCATTATCCAACTGcactcctcttcctcatcctggTCAGTGGGGCCCAGGCCTTTCGCATCTGCGCCTTCAACGCCCAGCGGCTGACACTGGCCAAGGTGGCCAGGGAGCAGGTGATGGACACCTTAGTTCGG ATCCTGGCTCGCTGTGACATCATGGTGCTGCAGGAGGTGGTGGACTCTTCCGGCAGCGCCATCCCCCTCCTGCTTCGAGAACTCAATcg ATTTGATGCCTCTGGGCCTTACAGCACCCTGAGCAGCCCCCAGCTGGGGCGCAGCACCTACGTGGAGACATACGTATACTTCTATCG GTCACACAAAACACAGGTCCTGAGTTCCTACGTGTACGACGACAAGGATGATGTCTTTGCCCGGGAGCCATTTGTGGCCCAGTTCTCTTTGCCCAGCGATG TCCTTCCCAGCCTGGTGTTGGTCCCGCTGCACACCACTCCTAAGGCCGTAGAGAAGGAGCTGAACGCCCTCTACAATGTGTTTCTGGAGGTCTCCCAGCATTGGCAGAGCAAG GATGTGATCCTGCTTGGGGACTTCAATGCTGACTGCGCTTCACTGACCAAAAAGCGCCTGGACAAGCTGGAGCTGCGAACTGAGCCAGGCTTCCACTGGGTGATTGCCGACGGGGAGGACACCACAGTGCGGGCCAGTACCCACTGTGCCTATGACCGCATTGTGCTGCATGGGGAGCGCTGCCGGAGCCTGCTGCACACTGCGGCCGCCTTTGACTTCCCCACGACCTTCCAGCTCACCGAGGAGGAG GCCCTCAACATCAGTGACCACTACCCCGTGGAGGTGGAGCTGAAGTTGAGCCAGGCGCACAGTGTCCAGCCTCTCAGCCTTACTGTTCTGTTGCTGCTGTCACTCCTGTCCCCTCAACTGTGCCCTGCCGCCTga
- the LOC105467952 gene encoding deoxyribonuclease-1-like 1 isoform X2 — translation MDTLVRILARCDIMVLQEVVDSSGSAIPLLLRELNRFDASGPYSTLSSPQLGRSTYVETYVYFYRSHKTQVLSSYVYDDKDDVFAREPFVAQFSLPSDVLPSLVLVPLHTTPKAVEKELNALYNVFLEVSQHWQSKDVILLGDFNADCASLTKKRLDKLELRTEPGFHWVIADGEDTTVRASTHCAYDRIVLHGERCRSLLHTAAAFDFPTTFQLTEEEALNISDHYPVEVELKLSQAHSVQPLSLTVLLLLSLLSPQLCPAA, via the exons ATGGACACCTTAGTTCGG ATCCTGGCTCGCTGTGACATCATGGTGCTGCAGGAGGTGGTGGACTCTTCCGGCAGCGCCATCCCCCTCCTGCTTCGAGAACTCAATcg ATTTGATGCCTCTGGGCCTTACAGCACCCTGAGCAGCCCCCAGCTGGGGCGCAGCACCTACGTGGAGACATACGTATACTTCTATCG GTCACACAAAACACAGGTCCTGAGTTCCTACGTGTACGACGACAAGGATGATGTCTTTGCCCGGGAGCCATTTGTGGCCCAGTTCTCTTTGCCCAGCGATG TCCTTCCCAGCCTGGTGTTGGTCCCGCTGCACACCACTCCTAAGGCCGTAGAGAAGGAGCTGAACGCCCTCTACAATGTGTTTCTGGAGGTCTCCCAGCATTGGCAGAGCAAG GATGTGATCCTGCTTGGGGACTTCAATGCTGACTGCGCTTCACTGACCAAAAAGCGCCTGGACAAGCTGGAGCTGCGAACTGAGCCAGGCTTCCACTGGGTGATTGCCGACGGGGAGGACACCACAGTGCGGGCCAGTACCCACTGTGCCTATGACCGCATTGTGCTGCATGGGGAGCGCTGCCGGAGCCTGCTGCACACTGCGGCCGCCTTTGACTTCCCCACGACCTTCCAGCTCACCGAGGAGGAG GCCCTCAACATCAGTGACCACTACCCCGTGGAGGTGGAGCTGAAGTTGAGCCAGGCGCACAGTGTCCAGCCTCTCAGCCTTACTGTTCTGTTGCTGCTGTCACTCCTGTCCCCTCAACTGTGCCCTGCCGCCTga